In Nothobranchius furzeri strain GRZ-AD chromosome 18, NfurGRZ-RIMD1, whole genome shotgun sequence, a single genomic region encodes these proteins:
- the tmx1 gene encoding thioredoxin-related transmembrane protein 1 — MLSSPPHAAHLSLVCLLLLVGFEASLSVSAKPTSLKEVTDGNWEKILTGEWMIEFYAPWCPACQQLQPVWKEFADWGEDMGVNVAKVDVTEQPGLSGRFIITSLPTIYHCKDGVFRKYHGARTKDDFLSFVDEQKWTAIEPVSSWLGPSSILMNSMSALFKLSMFIRRCHNYMTEQLGIPVWGSYVIFGLVTLLAGLALGLLLVFIADFVFPSRRFSSPDYYQKKQVMEQARFIQRQDEDQEADGEEDDDDDDDDEEEHDGEKNDVWRKRRGSPEGRPEPKEQGYADEALRKRMVGSREEEQDT; from the exons TCTAGTTGGCTTCGAAGCATCGCTCTCCGTTTCGGCCAAGCCGACGAGTCTGAAAGAAGTGACTGACGGCAACTGGGAGAAAATCCTAACGGGAGAATGGATGATTGAATT CTACGCACCCTGGTGCCCAGCATGCCAGCAGCTGCAGCCGGTGTGGAAGGAGTTTGCAGACTGGGGGGAGGACATGGGTGTCAACGTTGCTAAAGTAGATGTGACAGAACAGCCCG GTCTGAGCGGGCGATTCATCATAACCTCTCTTCCTACTATTTATCA TTGTAAAGATGGCGTTTTTCGCAAGTACCATGGAGCTCGTACTAAAGATGACTTCCTCAGCTTTGTTGATGAACAGAAATGGACAGCAATAGAGCCGGTTTCATCTTGGTTGGGGCCTTCGTCCATTTT AATGAACTCAATGTCTGCTTTGTTCAAGCTCTCCATGTTCATTCGG CGCTGTCATAACTACATGACAGAGCAGCTGGGGATCCCCGTTTGGGGGTCTTATGTCATCTTCGGTCTCGTCACCCTGTTAGCAGGCCTCGCTCTCGGTCTC TTACTGGTGTTCATCGCAGACTTTGTCTTCCCCTCAAGACGGTTTTCTTCTCCTGATTACTACCAGA aaaaacaggtaaTGGAGCAGGCCAGGTTCATCCAGCGTCAAGACGAGGACCAGGAGGCTGACggggaggaagatgatgatgatgatgacgacgacgaggAAGAGCATGATGGAGAAAAGAATGATGTCTGGAGAAAGAGGAGGGGTTCTCCTGAGGGCCGCCCTGAACCAAAGGAGCAGGGATATGCTGATGAAGCTCTGAGGAAGAGGATGGTGGGGAGCCGTGAGGAGGAACAGGACACCTAG